In Treponema vincentii, a single window of DNA contains:
- the miaB gene encoding tRNA (N6-isopentenyl adenosine(37)-C2)-methylthiotransferase MiaB: protein MKYFIETYGCQMNFAESAALEQLLRERGWEAAEDIQHCNLLIVNTCSVRITAETRVFGRLGLFSAMKKKRNFTIVLMGCMAQRLHDQIKEKFPLLDYVVGMFERDQFTAIFDAVERETLWAGTKEGIAELTALSPQSSNEQRYHFSKCSYTEGAFQSFVPIMNGCNNFCTYCIVPYIRGREISRPVESILDEIRFLSGKNVREITLLGQNVNSYHGVDPATGAAVSFPSLLRAVSATCAEQDVIKWIRFISSHPKDLSDELIEVMAADPRICKSLHLPVQNGSNEILARMNRCYTVEQYLTIVEKLRKRIPDIVLTTDILIGFPGETQAEFEKTLNLMRTVQFDSAFMYHYNPREGTKAYDFPDRIPDVERINRLQQVIDLQQHITDLKMQQRVGSTVMMLVESQSRNNPDELFGHTEQGEMTVLAEKCDPKHIGHFMKVQLQSVKGKTFRAVPVV from the coding sequence TTGAAATACTTTATTGAAACGTATGGATGTCAAATGAACTTTGCCGAGTCTGCGGCATTGGAACAGCTCTTGCGGGAACGCGGCTGGGAGGCTGCCGAAGATATACAGCACTGCAATTTGCTGATTGTGAATACCTGTTCAGTACGGATAACCGCCGAAACCCGCGTATTCGGGCGGCTCGGTCTTTTTTCCGCGATGAAAAAGAAGCGGAATTTTACGATTGTCTTAATGGGCTGTATGGCACAGCGGCTGCATGATCAGATAAAGGAAAAATTCCCGCTGCTTGATTATGTCGTCGGGATGTTTGAACGGGATCAATTTACAGCAATCTTCGATGCAGTTGAAAGGGAAACGCTTTGGGCAGGCACGAAGGAAGGTATCGCTGAGCTGACGGCGCTTAGTCCGCAGTCCAGCAATGAACAGCGCTATCATTTTTCCAAATGTTCGTATACCGAAGGGGCTTTTCAAAGCTTTGTCCCGATTATGAACGGCTGTAATAATTTTTGTACGTACTGCATTGTGCCGTATATCCGTGGGAGGGAAATTTCCCGTCCGGTTGAAAGCATTTTGGATGAGATTCGGTTTTTAAGCGGAAAGAATGTTCGGGAAATTACGCTGTTGGGGCAGAACGTCAATTCGTATCACGGAGTTGACCCTGCCACGGGAGCAGCGGTGAGTTTTCCGTCTTTGCTTCGTGCCGTTTCAGCGACGTGTGCCGAACAGGACGTTATTAAATGGATACGCTTTATCTCAAGTCATCCGAAAGATTTATCGGATGAGCTGATTGAGGTGATGGCGGCGGATCCGCGGATATGTAAATCGCTCCATTTGCCGGTACAAAACGGCTCCAACGAAATTCTTGCGCGAATGAATCGCTGCTATACTGTTGAGCAATACCTTACTATTGTTGAAAAGCTCCGTAAACGGATACCGGATATTGTACTGACAACCGATATTTTAATCGGGTTTCCGGGAGAAACACAGGCAGAGTTTGAAAAAACGCTCAACTTGATGAGGACGGTGCAGTTTGATTCGGCTTTTATGTATCATTATAACCCGCGTGAAGGAACCAAAGCGTACGATTTTCCCGACCGGATTCCCGATGTCGAGCGGATTAACCGGCTGCAACAGGTTATCGATTTACAGCAACATATTACCGATCTTAAAATGCAGCAACGGGTTGGTTCAACCGTTATGATGTTGGTTGAATCGCAGTCGAGAAATAATCCCGATGAATTGTTCGGACATACCGAACAGGGGGAGATGACTGTGCTTGCGGAAAAGTGTGATCCGAAACATATTGGACATTTTATGAAAGTTCAATTACAATCCGTAAAAGGGAAAACGTTTAGGGCTGTCCCTGTCGTATAA
- a CDS encoding D-alanyl-D-alanine carboxypeptidase family protein, with the protein MDAASGALLFEKNPDQSIPPASLTKLVAMYTVMQAVERGEISLTDTIMPPAESWAVNIPSGSSLMFLGKNQRVTVEELMRGIAVVSGNDAAVALAMHTAGSVEAFVRQMNEAVAALGLQNTHFEDANGLSEYNRTTARDFARFCAVYVRKYPDHLAQFHSLREFSYPQPHNMLKAQTIIRQPATNTLLGKLDGCDGIKTGFIYESGFNIALTAQRNGIRFIAVILGGAGKNMAEGKALREENCSILMEWAFSHFSTRYAQNFPLDIPAIPVVGAKEQANRTALLPLPDDPCGNGGAFTVPLSGTELNGTAENIAEIHSRILVPGALAAPIAAGEKIGKVQFFAEDEGKPLVLAEFPLIANKTLEKGSVLRWKYDNLALKLHRFLNRR; encoded by the coding sequence ATGGACGCTGCGAGTGGAGCTCTTTTATTCGAAAAAAATCCCGATCAAAGTATTCCTCCTGCTTCATTAACAAAATTGGTTGCGATGTACACGGTGATGCAGGCTGTTGAGCGGGGAGAAATCAGCTTGACCGATACTATCATGCCGCCTGCAGAATCGTGGGCGGTAAATATTCCATCGGGGTCATCGCTAATGTTTTTGGGAAAAAATCAGCGGGTAACCGTTGAGGAGCTGATGAGGGGTATTGCGGTCGTTTCCGGTAATGACGCGGCGGTGGCGCTTGCAATGCATACCGCCGGTTCTGTGGAGGCCTTTGTTCGGCAGATGAATGAAGCCGTCGCAGCGCTCGGTTTACAAAATACGCACTTTGAGGATGCAAACGGCTTGAGTGAATATAACCGCACAACTGCCCGTGATTTTGCCCGTTTTTGTGCAGTGTATGTGCGGAAATACCCTGACCACCTTGCACAGTTTCACTCGCTGCGGGAATTCAGCTATCCGCAGCCGCATAATATGCTTAAAGCGCAAACAATTATCCGCCAGCCGGCGACGAATACGCTATTGGGTAAACTGGACGGATGCGACGGCATTAAGACGGGATTTATTTATGAGTCCGGTTTTAATATTGCGCTTACCGCACAGCGGAACGGTATCCGGTTCATTGCGGTTATTTTAGGCGGCGCCGGTAAAAATATGGCGGAAGGGAAGGCACTACGGGAAGAGAACTGCTCAATATTGATGGAATGGGCGTTTTCTCACTTTTCCACAAGATATGCACAGAATTTTCCATTGGATATTCCGGCTATTCCCGTTGTCGGGGCAAAAGAACAGGCGAACAGAACGGCGCTGTTGCCGCTGCCGGATGATCCGTGCGGAAATGGCGGAGCTTTTACCGTTCCTCTTTCCGGTACTGAATTAAACGGTACAGCAGAGAATATCGCTGAAATTCATTCGCGTATACTCGTGCCCGGTGCGCTCGCCGCTCCCATTGCAGCAGGAGAAAAAATCGGAAAGGTGCAATTCTTTGCGGAAGATGAGGGGAAACCGCTGGTACTTGCCGAATTTCCGCTTATTGCAAACAAAACCCTTGAAAAAGGGAGCGTCCTCCGTTGGAAATATGATAATCTTGCATTAAAATTGCATCGCTTTTTAAATCGTCGGTAA